Proteins co-encoded in one Halorussus lipolyticus genomic window:
- a CDS encoding SHOCT domain-containing protein, producing the protein MDDPVDDRENLLVKLTSLGVLGLGLAGLFLGFEWFWAVFAVGFAVVVPLVKLVSKSLGVGDAERDHRPNRTARDRTAGTESKRDALDELRSRYARGDLSDAEFERKVETLLETETPESARKHVERETETETDR; encoded by the coding sequence ATGGACGACCCGGTAGATGACCGCGAGAACCTGCTGGTGAAACTGACCTCGCTCGGCGTCCTCGGCCTCGGTCTCGCCGGGCTATTTCTGGGCTTCGAGTGGTTCTGGGCCGTGTTCGCCGTCGGGTTCGCCGTCGTCGTGCCACTCGTGAAACTCGTGAGTAAGTCGCTCGGAGTCGGCGACGCCGAGCGCGACCACCGACCGAATCGAACCGCACGCGACCGCACCGCCGGCACCGAGTCCAAGCGGGACGCCCTCGACGAACTCCGGAGTCGATACGCTCGAGGGGACCTCAGCGACGCCGAATTCGAGCGAAAAGTCGAGACCCTGCTGGAGACCGAGACGCCCGAGAGCGCCAGAAAACACGTCGAACGCGAGACCGAGACCGAGACCGACCGGTAG
- a CDS encoding PAS domain S-box protein codes for MDSPGLPDSLADTVAVFECSDSPTAPYTATEVADGLDCSRRTAYNRLERLAERGLIETKKVGARGRVWWRPPGERLAADRPSAVASDDAEAAAETRPAETAADELRESRRKFRSLVEAVEEYAIFRLDPEGRVVSWNEGAARIKGYDRDEILGEHFSTFYTAEDREAGVPEGNLADAAEAGTIEDEGWRVRADGTRFWANVTISAIRDDDGALVGYAKVTRDMTDDRYAEAERRLLYSTTRSIAEAGSFEEGLRATLREVCEATDWEFGEAWVPNGDRVLERASADYVAPDLEAFAVASESFTFECGEGLPGRVCETGEPEWMRDVSDHSTATAPRVHQAESAGIESALGVPITTDDGVVAVLVLTMTDSRPADERMVELVSSVGTELGELVERLRAEDALAREKELTDRILEASQAGIAVFATDGSVVRSNERMAGILDVPPAEMKRYTAGEREMANADGEAIRFEEKPVREVLETGETVTEREVRIELPDGKNRWLSVTADPIEDGDGETEQVVATANDVTRLKAQTRRLERQREDLRHELDDVFERIDDAFVALDDDLRFTYVNDRAASLLEISATELLGRRIWDELEPGPVAEEAFEEALSTQESATFEEFYDLLDRWFEVHLYPSDTGLSVYFRDVTERRERSRELERYEAVVERLWDGVYALDDNERFAMVNRQLLEMTGYDRDELLGEPGAVVHSDKINETAEKLSSEVAAGEREGASIEFDLKTADGGTIPVESRFGPYGPDDRHARTGVVRDVSDRKQFEETLKSLHDSSRDLLTAETKAEVGEVVVDAATEVLDLSGVVVYRYDPDDDRLVPAEQSVEAGFMREEFPETPADETSITGTVFGDGDPAHYDDIREAPNLHVDPDETEMRAGSFAPMGDHGLLVVGSRAVGEFDHRTGQLVELLAANAEAAYDRVGREESLHRHRERLTALNNLNAVVRDINEAVVQQSTRDEIASVVCDRLAESDSYEFAWFGEVDPRNEDVTLTAESGVDGYVEAIDISVNPDDETARGPAGRAARTMEVQVVHDVMTADEFEPWREQAREYGFRSSSAVPVVHENSLYGILCIYADRLNAFEGEERQVVRQLGEIVGHAIAGVERKRALMSDELVELEFRIRDVFETLGVPPSEGTISFARTVPVGDGEFIEYGTASDDAMATLRTLTEKLPHWEELSVITEEFGTTRFELRLSEPPVISTVASHGGHIKEAAIEDGDYRMTLHFPPTVDVRQVVERVEDSYPTIEAVTRRQVSVSGESVRGLDRVLSEQLTDRQRTALEAAYFAGFFEWPRESSAQMVADSLDVADATFHQHVRLAESKVLGALFEQSRKHQFA; via the coding sequence ATGGATTCCCCCGGCCTCCCGGACTCGCTCGCCGACACAGTCGCCGTCTTCGAGTGTTCCGATTCGCCGACCGCGCCCTACACGGCCACCGAAGTCGCCGACGGCCTCGACTGCTCGCGCCGGACGGCGTACAACCGCCTCGAACGATTGGCCGAGCGGGGGTTGATAGAAACCAAGAAAGTCGGCGCGCGAGGACGGGTCTGGTGGCGACCGCCGGGCGAGCGACTCGCGGCCGACCGACCGAGCGCGGTGGCGAGCGACGACGCCGAAGCGGCGGCGGAAACCCGCCCGGCGGAGACCGCCGCGGACGAACTCCGCGAGAGCAGGCGAAAGTTCCGGTCGCTCGTGGAGGCCGTCGAGGAGTACGCCATCTTCCGACTCGACCCCGAGGGCCGCGTGGTGAGTTGGAACGAGGGTGCGGCGCGAATCAAGGGGTACGACCGCGATGAGATTCTGGGCGAACACTTCTCGACGTTCTACACCGCCGAGGACCGCGAGGCTGGCGTCCCCGAAGGCAATCTCGCTGACGCCGCCGAGGCGGGCACCATCGAAGACGAGGGGTGGCGCGTCCGGGCCGACGGCACCAGATTTTGGGCCAACGTCACCATCTCGGCGATTCGGGACGACGACGGCGCGCTGGTCGGATACGCCAAAGTCACCCGCGACATGACCGACGACCGCTACGCCGAGGCCGAGCGCCGACTCCTCTACTCTACGACCCGCTCCATCGCCGAGGCCGGTTCCTTCGAGGAGGGCCTTCGGGCCACGCTCCGGGAGGTCTGCGAGGCCACGGATTGGGAGTTCGGCGAGGCGTGGGTCCCGAACGGCGATCGGGTGCTAGAACGCGCGTCGGCCGACTACGTCGCCCCGGACCTCGAAGCGTTCGCAGTGGCCTCCGAGTCGTTCACTTTCGAGTGCGGCGAGGGGCTTCCGGGCCGGGTCTGCGAGACCGGTGAACCGGAGTGGATGCGCGACGTGTCCGACCACTCGACCGCGACCGCGCCCCGAGTCCACCAAGCCGAGAGCGCCGGTATCGAGTCCGCGCTCGGGGTCCCTATCACCACCGACGACGGCGTGGTCGCGGTGCTGGTCCTCACGATGACGGACTCCCGGCCCGCGGACGAGCGGATGGTCGAACTCGTCTCGTCGGTCGGTACGGAACTGGGCGAGTTGGTTGAGCGACTCCGGGCCGAGGACGCGTTGGCCCGCGAGAAAGAACTCACCGACCGAATCTTGGAGGCGAGTCAGGCGGGCATCGCGGTGTTCGCCACCGACGGGAGCGTCGTCCGGTCGAACGAGCGCATGGCCGGTATCCTCGACGTGCCACCGGCCGAGATGAAGCGGTACACCGCCGGGGAACGCGAGATGGCGAACGCCGACGGCGAGGCCATCCGCTTCGAGGAGAAACCGGTCCGCGAGGTCCTCGAAACCGGCGAGACCGTCACCGAGCGCGAGGTCCGCATCGAACTCCCAGACGGCAAGAATCGGTGGCTGTCGGTCACCGCGGACCCCATCGAAGACGGCGACGGGGAGACCGAGCAGGTCGTCGCCACGGCCAACGACGTGACCCGCCTCAAAGCCCAGACCCGGCGACTCGAACGCCAGCGCGAGGACCTGCGCCACGAACTCGACGACGTGTTCGAGCGCATCGACGACGCTTTCGTCGCGCTCGACGACGACCTCCGGTTCACCTACGTCAACGACCGGGCGGCGTCCCTGCTGGAAATCTCGGCCACCGAACTGCTGGGCCGCCGAATCTGGGATGAACTCGAACCGGGACCGGTCGCCGAGGAGGCCTTCGAGGAGGCCCTCTCGACGCAGGAATCGGCCACCTTCGAGGAGTTCTACGACCTGCTGGACCGCTGGTTCGAGGTCCACCTCTACCCCTCCGACACCGGCCTGTCGGTCTACTTCCGGGACGTGACCGAGCGCAGAGAGCGGTCCCGCGAACTCGAACGCTACGAGGCCGTGGTCGAGAGGCTCTGGGACGGCGTCTACGCTCTGGACGACAACGAGCGGTTTGCGATGGTCAACCGCCAGCTCCTCGAAATGACGGGCTACGACCGCGACGAACTGCTGGGCGAACCCGGCGCAGTCGTCCACAGCGACAAGATCAACGAGACCGCTGAGAAGCTAAGTTCCGAAGTCGCCGCCGGCGAGCGCGAGGGGGCCTCGATAGAGTTCGACCTGAAGACCGCCGACGGCGGGACGATTCCGGTCGAGAGCCGATTCGGTCCCTACGGTCCCGACGACAGGCACGCCCGGACCGGCGTGGTCCGGGACGTGTCCGACCGCAAACAGTTCGAGGAGACCCTCAAATCGCTCCACGACTCGTCGCGGGACCTCCTCACAGCGGAGACCAAAGCCGAGGTCGGCGAGGTCGTGGTCGATGCGGCCACCGAGGTACTGGACCTGTCGGGCGTGGTGGTCTACCGCTACGACCCCGACGACGACCGACTCGTCCCCGCCGAGCAGTCGGTCGAAGCCGGGTTCATGCGCGAGGAGTTCCCCGAGACGCCGGCCGACGAGACCAGTATCACGGGGACCGTCTTCGGGGACGGCGACCCGGCCCACTACGACGACATCCGCGAGGCTCCGAACCTGCACGTGGACCCCGACGAGACCGAGATGCGGGCCGGGTCGTTCGCGCCGATGGGCGACCACGGTCTCCTCGTCGTCGGGTCCAGAGCAGTCGGCGAATTCGACCACCGGACCGGCCAACTGGTCGAACTGCTGGCGGCCAACGCCGAGGCCGCGTACGACCGGGTGGGTCGGGAGGAGTCCCTGCACCGCCACCGCGAGCGACTCACCGCGCTCAACAACCTGAACGCGGTCGTCCGGGACATCAACGAGGCCGTCGTCCAGCAGTCCACCCGCGACGAGATAGCGTCGGTCGTCTGTGACCGCCTCGCCGAGTCGGACTCCTACGAGTTCGCGTGGTTCGGGGAAGTGGACCCCCGGAACGAGGACGTGACGCTCACCGCGGAGTCGGGCGTCGATGGCTACGTCGAGGCCATCGACATCTCGGTGAATCCCGACGACGAGACCGCTCGCGGTCCGGCAGGCAGGGCCGCCCGGACCATGGAGGTGCAGGTCGTCCACGACGTGATGACGGCAGACGAGTTCGAACCGTGGCGCGAGCAGGCCAGAGAGTACGGCTTCCGGTCGTCGTCGGCCGTCCCGGTCGTCCACGAGAACAGCCTCTACGGCATCTTGTGCATCTACGCCGACCGACTGAACGCCTTCGAGGGCGAGGAGCGACAGGTGGTGCGCCAACTCGGCGAAATCGTCGGCCACGCCATCGCCGGCGTCGAGCGAAAGCGGGCGCTGATGAGCGACGAACTGGTCGAACTGGAGTTCCGGATTCGGGACGTGTTCGAGACGCTCGGGGTTCCGCCATCGGAAGGGACGATTTCGTTCGCCCGGACCGTGCCGGTGGGCGACGGCGAGTTCATCGAATACGGTACCGCCAGCGACGACGCGATGGCGACACTGCGGACGCTCACCGAGAAACTCCCCCACTGGGAGGAGCTATCGGTGATAACCGAGGAGTTCGGGACCACGCGCTTCGAGTTGCGACTCTCGGAACCGCCGGTCATCTCGACCGTCGCGTCCCACGGCGGCCACATCAAGGAGGCCGCTATCGAAGACGGCGATTACCGCATGACCCTCCACTTTCCCCCGACCGTGGACGTTCGGCAGGTGGTCGAGCGCGTCGAGGACTCGTATCCGACCATCGAGGCCGTGACGCGCCGACAGGTCTCGGTGTCGGGCGAGTCGGTTCGCGGACTCGACCGGGTGCTGTCCGAGCAGTTGACCGACCGCCAGCGGACCGCGCTGGAGGCCGCCTACTTCGCTGGGTTCTTCGAGTGGCCCCGAGAGAGTAGCGCCCAAATGGTCGCCGACTCGCTGGACGTCGCCGACGCGACGTTCCACCAGCACGTCCGACTCGCCGAGAGCAAGGTGTTAGGCGCGCTGTTCGAGCAGTCCCGAAAACATCAGTTTGCGTAA
- a CDS encoding DUF7344 domain-containing protein, with product MNRNSDDPDSAFGRSLDDVFRALADHHRRRILSLVRARDGDLSESDLASLLVAEESGKPLLDVTDNEHQRVHTQLRHVHLPKLAETDLLRWNEARGTVATGLLGAAAPILDGASADADSGELDGVLSALAVERRRTLLSVLREKDALEPGELAERVAVREVRRGAGESTPTPTDDEIASVRASLRHSHLPKLAGVGLVDRDEDGVSFDGHPAFDPRWLHLADE from the coding sequence ATGAATCGAAACTCGGACGACCCGGATTCGGCGTTCGGTCGCTCGCTGGACGACGTGTTTCGCGCGCTGGCGGACCACCACCGTCGCCGGATACTCTCGCTGGTCCGAGCGCGCGACGGCGACCTGTCCGAGTCCGACCTCGCCAGCCTCCTCGTCGCCGAGGAGTCCGGCAAGCCCCTCCTCGACGTGACCGATAACGAACACCAGCGAGTTCACACGCAACTGCGCCACGTCCACCTGCCGAAACTGGCCGAGACCGACCTGCTCCGCTGGAACGAGGCCCGCGGGACGGTTGCGACCGGTCTCCTCGGCGCGGCGGCCCCGATTCTCGACGGGGCGAGCGCGGACGCCGATTCCGGCGAGTTAGACGGCGTGCTGTCGGCGCTGGCCGTCGAGCGCCGCCGAACCCTCCTCTCGGTCCTGCGCGAGAAGGACGCGCTCGAACCGGGCGAACTCGCCGAGCGAGTCGCCGTGCGGGAGGTCCGACGCGGCGCGGGTGAGTCCACACCGACCCCGACCGACGACGAAATCGCGTCGGTTCGGGCCAGTCTCCGGCACAGCCATCTGCCCAAGTTGGCCGGGGTTGGCCTCGTGGACCGCGACGAGGACGGGGTTTCCTTCGACGGACATCCGGCCTTCGACCCCCGGTGGCTTCATCTCGCCGACGAGTAG